One segment of Peromyscus leucopus breed LL Stock chromosome 5, UCI_PerLeu_2.1, whole genome shotgun sequence DNA contains the following:
- the LOC114709922 gene encoding transcription elongation factor 1 homolog translates to MGRRKSKQKPPSKKKMTGTLETQFTCPFCNHEKSCDVKMDRARNTGVISCTVYLEEFQTPITYLSEPVDVYSDWIDACEAANQ, encoded by the coding sequence ATGGGACGAAGGAAGTCTAAACAGAAGCCACCTTCCAAGAAGAAGATGACAGGTACCCTGGAGACCCAGTTCACTTGCCCCTTCTGCAACCATGAGAAGTCCTGTGACGTGAAAATGGACCGAGCTCGCAACACTGGCGTGATCTCCTGTACCGTGTACCTAGAGGAATTCCAGACGCCCATCACATATCTGTCAGAGCCAGTGGATGTGTACAGCGATTGGATAGATGCCTGCGAGGCAGCCAATCAGTAG